ACACATCCATCGGTATTCGACATGGCCACATTGGGCAGTCCGCCACACAGGCAACGCTCTGCCTCAAATAGCAGCCTCTTGTCCTCTATCGTGAACACAATCCCTGCGCCCCTTACCAATTTATTCACTTCTCCAAGAGTAGAACAAAGGGTCTTgctcgaagaagacgaagtTCCTCTAGAAGAAGGGAGCCAGTCGCTTAGCAAAGAAGCTCCTGTCGGATTACGGAGGGTCGAACTGAGAGTAGGAGGAATGACCGTGAGTGGGGTCACATGGTTGGGTCCGCATCAAGCTAACACGAGGTAGTGTGGGGCGTGTGTGGCATCCATCGAGTCTCAGCTGAAGCAACCCGGTATTAAAAGCATCCAGATATCTCTGCTTGCTGAGCGAGGGGTAGTAGAATACGATGAGAACTTTGTCAAGGCGGATGGAGAGCATTGGACAGACGACAAGATTGCCGAGGAAATAGAAGACATTGGGTTCGAAGCCACTGTCGTCGAAAAGAGTGAAGTGCAAGAGGTGGAATTACGTGTATATGGGTAAGTCATTGTGACTAGCAACAGAGTCACAGCTAACCTGTCAACAGACTGGAGAACCAAGAAATAGTCAGCAGTTTGCTATCGACTACAGAGGGGATCCCTGGTGTCCATTCTGCCGTTCTTCTGCCGCCCTACTCCCACCTCGCCCTAACACATTCCCCTCTATTAATCTCTCTTCGTTCAATCGTCGACACGCTTTCCGCATCTTTCCCACAGCTATCATTTTTACCAGTATCAAACAATGATGATTCTCAAATAGCGTCTCTGCAAAAGCACAAGGAAGCAGCTTTATGGAAAAGGACGCTTTTCTTATCGGCCATATTTGCTGTCCCCGTGTTTATCATTGGGATGCTAAGCATGTATCTGCCGATGTGGTTGATGGGATGGACTATGTGGAAAGTTGTGACGGGGATCTATCTTGGGGATCTCGTCTGTCTGGTGCTTACACTGCCTGTGCAAACCTGGCTGGCAAAGAAGTTTTATCTGAATGCTTGGAAATCTATCAAGCACGGATCAGCTACCATGTACGCGGAACCCTCCATCCATGTTGTATCTACTTTGCTAATCCAAAAATAGGGATGTTCTGGTTGTTCTTGGAACATCCTCTGCTTTCTGTTACTCTGTCCTTGCCATGTTCTTCGCCATGTTCTCATCCGACCCGGACTACCGCCCTCAAACCTTCTTTGACACTTCCACCATGTTAATCACTTTCGTCTCCCTTGGTCGATACATCGAAAACATCGCCAAAGGCAAGACTTCCGCCGCTCTTACCGACCTCTTGTCCctcactccttcctccgctACGATTTACGTTGATCCCCCTGCGGAGGGCGAGCTGCCGGATTCTTCTGCCAAGACACGTAAAGTCCCCACTGAACTCGTTCAGGTCGGTGATGTCGTACTTCTTGTTCCTGGTGAGAAGATCCCGGCCGATGGTACCGTCTTAACCGGCTCAACATCAGTTGACGAATCCATGGTAACTGGCGAAGCTCTTCCCATGCCTAAAACAGCCGGTTCTCAGGTGATCGGCGGTACGGTAAACGGATTGGGGACCATCACTTTCCGGGTCACCCGCGCTGGAGCCGACACCGCCCTTTCCCAGATTGTTAAACTCGTAGAGGATGCTCAGACTTCAAAGGCACCTATTCAAGAGTTTGCCGATCGCGTCGCTGGTATCTTTGTCCCCATTGTCATCACTCTCTCGTTGTCGACGTTTGTGATATGGATGATCATTTCGCTTCTCTCGTCTTATGGCAGCTTGCCAGAGgttttccattctcctGGCGTGGGCAGATTTGGTGTTTGCCTCAAGCTCTGCATCTCTGTGGTCGTTGTGGCTTGCCCATGCGCTTTGGGGTTGAGCACCCCTACAGCCGTGATGGTCGGTACAGGGGTCGGTGCTAAGAACGGTATCCTTATCAAGGGCGGAAAAGCCCTTGAAGCGTGCAAGGGCGTCAAGAGGGTTGTTTTGGACAAGACTGGAACGGTGACAGAAGGCAGGATGGCTGTTGTCTCGGTCGTTTGGGCTTCCTCGTCTAGCGGTGTCAACATTGGACAAGGGGACTTGGACACTGCCGCCACGTTGTCTACTACAACGTCTGCCAACCCTCTTCAACGACACACTATCATCTCCCTTATTTCTCTTGCCGAAGCCAGGTCTGAACATCCCTTGGGTATGGCTGTTGCCGCGCATGGGCGTGAAATTCTCTCCAACGCTGGCCTTCCACCTCCGAACGGCGAGGTCGTCGAGTTTGAGAGCCATACCGGTGAAGGCCTCGAGGCTGTCGTCAAACTTTCTGGCGGTGCGGTTGAGGAGTGTATCCGGATCGGCAAAGCAGATTTTGTGCTGTCCAACAACAGCAAATTTGGTGAAGCTTATGCTGAGAAGCAACTTAGTATGCCAAGCGAAATCCTCGAGTTTGAACATGATCAAATGGCTCTTGCCAGGACTGTCATCTTCGTCTCAATCATCCGCCCTACCGGTGTGGTTCCCGTCGCCGCCCTCTCTTTATCTGATTCCCCCAAGCCGACCTCCGCTCAAGCCATCCGTGCCCTCAAGAATATGGGTATCAAGGTGACCATGCTTACAGGTGACGCTGCTGCTACCGCTCAAGCGGTCGCCCGACAGGTCGGTAtcgacgaggacgaggttTACTCTGGCGTAAGCCCCAAAGGGAAGGCCAAGATTGTCCAAGATCTTGATGGAGCCAGCGGTGGCGTAGCCATGGTTGGCGACGGTATCAATGATTCTCCCGCTCTTGTTGCAGCTTCTCTCGGTATCGCCCTTTCTTCCGGTACATCTATTGCCATCGAAGCGGCCGATGTCGTCCTCGTGCGATCCGACTTGCTGGACGTTGTTGCAGCCCTCGACTTGGGTCAGGTCATCTTCAGGAAAATCAAGGCCAACTTGATCTGGGCGTGCTGCTATAATGTGCTGATGATCCCCTTGGCGATGGGTGTATTATTGCCATGGGGtatccatcttcatccaatGATGGCTGCGGCGGCTATGGCGTTTAGCAGTGTTTCCGTTGTGGTATCGAGTTTGACTTTGAAGGTGAGCACATATCGAATTGTTACACTCTGGATGATGGTACGGTGCTGATCGGGGGTTttttattttccttttcctttttgtcAGTGGTGGACTCGGCCCCAGTCGTCAATCGCTTCCGGAGAAACCTACATTCACCCAAGTCCTCGCAAGAGTGTTGTGTCTGTCTTCGTCGAGGGCGCCAGAGACACCATCATGGATGGTGTTGATCGCCTTGCAGAGAAGCTACCCTTCTTGAAGAGATTTactgaaagaagaggaaatgtACCCTCGACGGCAGAGTACGAGGCTATTCCTTTAGGTCAAGCGGGAGTGTATGAGGTGTAGGCTATGTTTGTTTCTTATGGACCTTTGGGTTTTGTTTTTTGGTCATTTTCGTAGTAATCTGTGTACATTTTTGAATATTGAATAAATGTATCCTATGCCAATgtttttttattttattttatttcAAACTGGTATTTATACAACATGCTGCATTTGTGCTCCTTCTACATCTAAATGTAGTTTTTATCTAATGATGTACAGTCCCTCCTTTACCCCATTTTTCTTCCAAGAAATCATTCATCCACTCGTACACTTCCCGGTACGCCATCCGCTTATCCATTGAATGATTGCTGAACGTTGCGGGAAAAGAGTAATTAGAcatgtttttttttctttcttttttctttcggGTTGATAAAAACGCTTGGCGGAACTTACGAATCAGTAAACATCCTAAACCTCCACCCTCTCACTTGCTCCTGCGTCAACTTATCCAAAAGCGCCGCACTATTCATATAGTGGACATTATCGTCCCCGCTTCCATGTGCCCAGATGAAATCGACTTTATCGCCCGAAAAGGAAGTGACATTGTTCACTGCCGAGGTGGTGTACCCGTCCTTGTTGGCGGAGGGAGTTGACATGTATCGTTCGGTGTAGATGGAGTCGTAGTAAAGCCAATCTGTGACGGGTGCGACGGCCACTATAGTGTAGtgaaaataaaaataaaaataaaatgtGAGAATGATTTCTAccaagatggaaaggataCAGGGCAAGGCTTACTTCCGAGAGTGAATATACCAGAATCGGCTTCAATAGCCTTACAAGTCATGTATCCTCCATAACTCTAATCATCCCAATCAGCTCTTTTTTTATTCCTCCAAGAGCGACATTCCCAAGAAAAGCAAATTCCGCACTCACCCATCCCCAAATCCCAATCCTCGATCTATCCACATAAACCCTCTTCGCCATCTCCCTCGCCGCCGCGACCTGATCCTGCACCTCCCAATGCCCCAAATCATCCCTCACCGGGTTCCTCAGATTCCTACCTCTAAACCCCGTTCCACGACCGTCGAGCATGATGATAATGTACCGCTGGGAGGCAGCGAGGTAAGAATGCCAATCCCTTTCGAATCGGTTAGACACCATTTGAGAGCCGGGTCCGCCGTAGACGCGGATCAGGACGGGGTACTTTTTGCGGCCGGTGATGTCGAGgttgggaggaaggatcTCGAGCATGTTGAGTTCTGCATATACCGAAGAAAGGAGGCTGTTGTTAGTGGGAAACTGGACGGGAcgagagagatgaaaggGTGCATTACCGTAGCCATCATTTTCGATAGTCGTCCTCGTGACAAGAGGTTTCAAGAATTCTGAAACTGTCTTGTTCAGTCCTGCATTACCTTCCAATAACACATTCGCTCCTTTTCATCCCAACCCGTAGccaaagaaaagggaaaaaagagaaaaacaTCTCATCAGCATTCCCTCCCAGTAGAAAAGTAATCGAAGCCCCCGTTCCCCCCATAAAGATACTCACGATTCTCTCCAGACCCAGCTTCTATCAACCTCTGCCAAGGTACTTCTGGCCCTTTATACCCCAAGACATAATACCCCGCtttgggagagaaggaagcttCAAAATATCCAGGGGAAGTAGTATCTGTCAATGCGGCCATGCTACTCATCGATGCGTCttgatcctcttcatcatcgatgGATGAAAGAGTGGGTAAGGGGATAGAGTAGATGTGTCTGTCGATAGAAGGGGTTGCAGCTGTAAAGTAACTGTATCGTCATGGGATGAATCAGCACATGAACATGTTTATTCATGTGACACAGGTGAGTGAGAGGGGAAAAAGGTGGGGTGGGGGATGTTAAAGAAAAAACATACACAAGGCCCTTTTCGGTATCAACCCCCGATATCTCGGTGACTTCCCATTCTCCTGCAGTGATCCACCGAGGCTTACTAGCGTTCAACGGAGTGAACAGCGCAATGTGGTTGTACCCTTGATTAGGGACGATGTCGAGGTATCCTTGGACTGGCCCTTTAACGGGGATGACGTTCTGGCCCTATAAatgagaaaaagaaacaaagaaaGAATTTTGTACAAGGTTAGCTCGTTTGTTTAGGGAGGAAGTGGGAAGTTATGAAAAGGAGGGCACTTGCATGATCGatccatccatcatcgccttcctccCCGTCCTTCCCTAACCGCCTCACaatctccccttccacctTTGCTTCATGGTCGCTCCCAAACTGGAAAAGAACGACGTTCCCGTCCCTCGCAGCTCTATCAATCTCTTTAACGAGGAGGGCATCATCGGCTACCCAGCCAATTTCGGTGAGGATGCGGTCTGGGAGAGGGAACTCGCCTGGCCAGGTGAGACGTTGTGCGGTGGCCGAggtggcggaggaggagagggaagagagggaaaaagtGTGGACTGTGACGGTGGGGTTGGGTGTACCAGGTTTGGGGTATCTGTTGTAAAAGTCAGCCAGAGTACCACAAgcggaaagaaaaaaggaaaaggggcCCCTACTTCATATCCAGCTCGGTCTGGTACTGATGCACCTTGAACGCATCATTCGATGGGTTATAATACTGCAACTTGAAATCATGTACTTTACTCTCATCGCTTCTCAAAAAAGCAACCCTCTTGCCATCAGGACTCCACCAGAGGGCGGTATCCGTTTCAaacacttcttcttcgtatACCCAGTCGGGGACGCCGTTGAAGATTGTGTGGCTTCCATCGGTTGTTACTCTTACATgtgaaggggaggaggaggaggaggaggggacAGAGGAGAGGTCATCTTCAGAGATGATATAGACGTCGTTCTTACTGACAAACGCCAATGCATGCCCGACAGGCGACCACGTACACTTTGCTATAGTCGGCGGGCTGGTCGGCGGGATGACAGGAAACGTAGCCGAATCTTGTCGACGATGTATCCAGTAGTTCCCGAATGACGAGTGCCGCCACTGTTTGAGATGGTCGGTTCTGAAGAGGACGTACTGCATATCAGCTGAGAGGGCCCATCCCGTCCAGGGGAGTCGATTGCCCTCAAGGTCAAGGACAAGCGATGCGTTGACGAGAAGGGTGTCGGTGGTCATGTTGCGGACGGTGTTGAGGACAATGTTTCCTTCCTTGTTGATATGTGAGAACGTGCCGTCTTCCGCTGTGTACCCGTATGACGAACATGATCAGCATGTAAATGAAAGCAAGATTCTCCATCTGCCCGGTACCTACCCTCCTTGACCCAGTCAATCTGCTTGCTGTAGGCATTGAACGTGCCGTTAAACACATGGTCCATGGTGATATGCTTTGTGCCACCTTTggacgagaaagagggTACCGAGTATCCTGAAGCAGCGAGCACGCCGATGATACCTGCGAAAGTGACGATAACGACGAGGACGGCGAGTACCTTGCGTGACTTGTTCCGAGGATGTGTCTGGGTGGCAGAGTGTGTCAGTCTGTAACAGAAagcgggaagaggagcaaagAGCTTACCCGGCTGGATTCGACAGTGTAGCCCTCtccatcgtcgtcgtctGGATAGACGTGGATACCTTGTTCGATGGTGGGATCGTCTCTGAAAGCCGTGTGTTTTTCCTGGAATGGGTCTATGTCCAGGTTGTCATGGTATatggtggatgtggatgagcGTGGAGAGCGCTGTGGATGGTCATAGTCATAGCCTTGTGGTGGCATCGCAGCGAGCGGGGAGTCGAAAGacgagagatgaagatgcaaTCGCGCGGAGATGTAAATTGTTATTGTCTTGTCGGTTATTGTTGCTGGATGTATCTTTGGATTCCACTCGTCATTCCGCCATGATCAAGTTTATCCTCGTACAAGTAAGCATCGCCGCCATCTGCACCAGCTAATCTCGCACCAGAATAGACAAGGCAAGACACGGCTCTCAAAATGGTATGCCCCgtacgacgacgacgaaaaGGTCAGACATGTTCCCCTCTCTACTTTCATCCACGACTATCCACAACCACTGCTAATATCCACACCCACTCTGCAGGTCAGGTTACGGGGCGAAGTACACCGACTCATAGCGCCTAGAGACCAAAAGTACCAATCCAACTTTGTCGAGGTGCGTCCGGGAGACAACGTCGCTCTCCCTCCGTGTCACCGCTGATCAAGCCACTCCTTGCTGCTCTTACATTGACAATTCCgactcttccctccttgCCTGGGCGCATGGTTGTGTGCTCTAGTTCCGGGACGACAAGGTCATCTACCGACGATACGCcggtctcttcttctgtgtCTGCGTGGACTCCAACGACAATGAGCTCGCGTACCTCGAGGCGATCCATCTCTTTGTAGAGGTTCTCGGTGAGTATGGCTACAGGGTCAAGGCCATAGCGGGTTTCCACTTGCTACCGGCTAGATTGTTCGGGTACTGGCGAGGTAACGATATTGAGCTGACTGGCGGTACGCGCAGACGCCTTTTTCCAAAACGTCTGTGAACTGGACCTGGTATTCTCGTTTTACAAGGTCAGTCCGGGTGGCTTTGCATGGATGGAAACACTGCTGAGTGACTATGGCTACAGGTGTATGCGATCCTGGACGAAGTGTTCTTGGCCggggagattgaagagacGAGCAAGCAAGTGGTGCTGGACCGGCTGGATTACCTGGAGAAGCTGGATTAATATGGTATTTATATGTAGTGTAACTGTAGAATATGTGATTGTATACCCATCCGGCCGCCATGCGTGTATGTAGTGTAGACGGAGAGACAGGCGTGGACAAGTGTTATCCCTGGCGGCGACGGTGACTTGAGACTGCGACGATgactcttctcttcttcttctctatACTCCCTGCAATGTACATATAACAGCCATGTCCTCCAGCCATATATCCCTCCGCTCTCTCCCCCGCCTCCCCCCGCACGCACGACGTTTCCATGACTACATCAGAGGTCCAATGGACAGAGGTCTGTCTCCGCCCTACTCATCTCTGCGTCGCAAGCTGACCCGTTGCGTGTCTCCAGGGACATACAAAGTCccgctctcctctcccaaagTAGTAGGAGCATTCTCTTCCAGAGGTCATCGAGAGTGCGTCCATCCAAACCCGCTATCAAGGCATTAACTCGTCGGAATACTGGTAGGTATCAAGAAGACGCATCGTCCATACAAGCTCTCCAGCTCAGCCCTCAAGAACTGCAATCGTCGTTGGCGAGACTCAAGAAACCTGTCCACTGGGACCCGTCCACTGCTGGTTCAGAGTTCTTCGCTCGGCAGATTGCTTATTTCGGCATCTTTGATGGGTACGTCGTCCTGTCGTCTTGTCTTTTGGTGTTATCCCAGTATCCAAGAGGTCGAAGAGACACGCTAACAACAAAGACAATACATGTAGACATGGAGGCAAACAAGTATCCCAATACCTTTCCAAACGACTGCACGCCCTGGTCGAACAAGTAGACTCGACATCGATCAGCCCGATAGTGGAATGGACGAAAGAAAAGCACGGCGGGTATTTCAAGCGATGGCGAGGCGGGGCTCTGCAGCGGTGGACACAGTGGGCGGAtgggaagggggaggaggaaggggggagGGAAGGTATAGGAAAGGGCGAGGGGATTGAGGCGGAGAGTGGGCAGGAAACGATGTTGATGACTTTGGAGGAGAGGTTGACTCTGGCATTTCTCGAGGTAAAACGTTTTCCTCCAACATCTTATCTGGTGAAAACGAGTTGACACTGCGGTAATACGAACAGGCAGACAAGGAGATCTTGACAAGTATCGAAAAATCAGATCGATGCGGTTCAACAGCGTCCATCGCCCTTTTACATTCACTCGACAGTCCTTCACAACCATACTGGGCCGCCAAGAAGCTCGCACTTACAATCGCTCATTGCGGGTAAGTCGTCTCCACCCCTGCCCTCACCGCGTCTTCAGATCTGATACACTCCCGCTCCAAACTCTCTAGCGACACACGTGTCCTCCTGTGTAACCGCTCCACAGGCCTCGTCACTCCTCTCACCGAGAAACATCACGCCGAATCACGTATCGAAGCTTCCCGCCTCCGACGTATGGGCGCCGGTCTGTTAGTCTCGGATTCGTACGGCGAATCGAGGTGGATGGGCGCTGTGGAGAATACGAGGGGGTttggggatgggagatggaagccGTCCGGGGTTACTGTCGAGCCGCAGGTTGAGACGAGGGTTGTTGATGGTGAGTTTCAATAACCGTCTATGCATTCAAataaggagaaagaggagaaggcggggATGCTGACGCAGTTACgctggaaaaaaaaaggcgaTGCCCACGCATACATGATCCTCGCCACAGACGGTATCACCTCCCTCATCTCCGACCAAGAAATCATCGACCTCGCCCGCCGTTCCCTCGATCCCTCCCGCGCAGCCAAGACGATCGTCCATTTCGCAGAAGATTTGGGCGCTTCCGATAATTGTACGTGTGTGGTAGTGCCCCTTGCTGGGTGGGGGGATGTAGGAGGGGAGGATAGGACGGAGGATAGGAGAGAATATAGGAGGCGGCATGCGGAGACGATGAATACGAGGATGCAGAGGATGTAGAGGGGGTtaagagggggaagaagaaaaggaagaaaggtaCAAAAGAGATTAGGCATTTAGAATTCATAAAATCCATTTTACTTTTACATACAACGTCGCATATATCCATCCATCATTCGCCGCAAAACATGGCATTGAGTTTGCCCCTCCCCAGAAAAGTCTAAAGATTGAATGGAATCGCAAATCGCTCATCTTAATCTTCGCCGAGGTAATGAGGCTTCTTCGgtcttccctttttcccgGTTACGGGTACGCCCAGTAACacattctccatctcttttttGGTCAGTAGCACACCTTGACCGTCGGAAGAAAGACCGAGTCCTAGAGATTCCATCACCCGCGGGCCGAGTTCGACTAGGTGAGGTAGGAGAGCGATTTGTGTGTTAGCTTTttacctttttttttttctttctctctaGCGGTGGCAGTAATGGCAATGTTaaggggatggagatgggagatggacaTACCGCTCTGATGAGGACCCATCGCATCAAGGTCAAACGTATTCAGCTCGTCGGGATGTTCAATCACCCTCCTCGTCTTGTTGcccctctttccaccaGCTCGCGGTCGAGGGATGGCACCGGTAAAAGAAGTGGATGGTCCCccagctcctgctcctgctcctgaTCCAGTCCCAGTCCCAGTCCCAGACAATCCAGACGTTTCTGTCCCTTCCTGGATCCCTTgtccttgagcttgctcCGATATATTCAAGACATGACCAGACGCAGGCACAGATGCAGGGATAGATTGATCCTTGGGACGAAGTGTACCAGGCTGAAACGTGATGCGTTGACttgtggagaagagaggtgGGTGCGTAGGGTTATGTGGGTCTTCGTGATctattttatttttttcaTCCCGCAAGCCCAAGTCAGATGTGGATGGagtgaagaaaaagggaataAGAGTCAGTCTCCAGCAAAGCAAACGTATAGGTGGGAGGAAAGGCGAGAGGGGAAAGACGGGACGTACTTCGGATAAGACCACATATAATCTCATCACCTATTAGCGGGGTGATATCCCCCTTGAATACTTGGTTCCCAAGCTTGAGAAACGGTGTCGGGGTATCGAGTCCCTACGTCGATGTGCCGTAGTTAGCTTAATACCTCTTACTTTCAAGAGAAAAGCTGTCACAAGGGCTGGggggaatgaagaagagacacACGATGAGCTGGTACTGCGACTCGGCCTGGAGTGATTTACTATCAAATGTGGTCCCAAGATCCAGAGTCACGTATACTTCCTATTAGTTCATCTAGTCAGTCGGTATAGTAAAAAGAGGATGTGTGGTGGTGTGGGGAAAGACGGCAGACCAACCTCTTCATGCTCGTactcatcgtcgtcgaGGTCGtcgaaagaggagagataAGTCCAGCCGTCGCCCAGCAGGGAGGCTGGGGTGTCGGGGCCGGACATTGGGCTAGAGTGAGCTGGGGAATCAGAGTGCGAATAAGAATACGAGATACAAGTAGGAATAAGGATATATTCCGTTCAGTTGTAAACAAACCCATTCCACTCGGACGACCTCCACTTCAAgactttctcctccatttctctttatatatatatattttttatttccATCCAACACCCCATCCCGCACCGTCCATTTGCAAAATGTCCGCCCAGGCAAGAGGAAAAGCCAAGGAAAAGCCCATCGCTTCCCTCCTAGCAGGTGCCACCGCCGGCGGTGTCGAGGCATTCATCACTTTCCCCCTCGAAAGTGTCAAGACCCAACTTCAATTCGGTGCTCTCGACGGCGGCAAGGTGGGCTCCTCtattttctttttccacaCCCGCTGACGGGATATTCTAATGGACTAGCCTCTCACCCCGTACCAAGCCCTCAAATCGACGATCCAGCAAAGAGGTGTACACGGTTTGTACGCTGGTTGTACAGCGGTGGTGATTGGCAATGCCGTCAAGGCCGGTGTGCGGTTTACTACTTATGACCAGTTCAAGAGTCTTTTGAAGGACGACGAGGTATGTCCGTGATTCTATGCCCTTTTATTTCTTCTGTCTAGGACATACAACGATAAAGAGGTTAACTGATGGGGGCTCTTTTTTTGGTAAATGTTCTTTGTAGGGCAAGTTGACAGCTCCCCGGTCAATGCTTGCAGGTCTCGGAGCGGGCATGTCTGAGGCTATCGTCGCTGTTACCCCTTCAGAAACTATCAAGCAAGTATACTCTCCCCACTTTCCCCCCCCCCTGTCTTGAGGAGGATATCATACTGGATTTGGTAATGGAAACTGGGGGAAAAGCTGACAGATAGATATGGAATAACAGGACAAAGATGATTGAAGATTCCAAGCTTGCCCAACCGCGATACAAGGGTCTCGTGCATGGTGTACAGACTATcatcaaggaggaagggtaCAGGGGTGTTTATCGTGGTGTCGGTCCTGTCGTACGTCCTTTGCTCGAATCATGACATTTGTGAAACAATTGGTTAGTTGACAAAATAAAACacttttttctctccaaaaacaaaaacaaaacacAGATGCTCCGACAAGGCGCCAACTCTGCCGTCCGATTCTCTTCCTACTCCACTCTGAAGCAGCTCGCTCAAGGGAGCGCGGTACCAGGGGAAGATATGCCTGGATGGATGACTTTTGGGATCGGTGCGACTGCTGGTGTCATCACTGTTTGTAAGTCCCAGAGATTGTGAAACGAGCGAGCGGGAGAGACAAGTGCTCATGGCTGCATTTGGATTTGGAATAGACTCTACCATGCCCTTCGAGTAAGTCCAAGTTtactctttttttttccttctttccctccgTTCCCAGTGatctccccccccccccccccccaaGGCAAACCCCCGCATAGCTGATAT
This Cryptococcus neoformans var. neoformans B-3501A chromosome 14, whole genome shotgun sequence DNA region includes the following protein-coding sequences:
- a CDS encoding hypothetical protein (Similar to gi|46121429|ref|XP_385269.1| conserved hypothetical protein [Gibberella zeae PH-1], FASTA scores: opt: 673, E(): 3.8e-42, (69.048% identity (83.929% similar) in 168 aa overlap (1-168:1-143)); HMMPfam hit to Clat_adaptor_s, Clathrin adaptor complex small chain, score: 241.4, E(): 1.6e-69), with protein sequence MIKFILVQNRQGKTRLSKWYAPYDDDEKVRHVPLSTFIHDYPQPLLISTPTLQVRLRGEVHRLIAPRDQKYQSNFVEFRDDKVIYRRYAGLFFCVCVDSNDNELAYLEAIHLFVEVLDAFFQNVCELDLVFSFYKVYAILDEVFLAGEIEETSKQVVLDRLDYLEKLD
- a CDS encoding hypothetical protein (Match to ESTs gb|CF192600.1|CF192600, gb|CF192599.1|CF192599; Similar to gi|46101041|gb|EAK86274.1| hypothetical protein UM04819.1 [Ustilago maydis 521], FASTA scores: opt: 833, E(): 2e-46, (37.278% identity (60.552% similar) in 507 aa overlap (19-415:64-567)); HMMPfam hit to PP2C, Protein phosphatase 2C, score: 131.3, E(): 2.2e-36), translating into MSSSHISLRSLPRLPPHARRFHDYIRGPMDRGTYKVPLSSPKVVGAFSSRGHREYQEDASSIQALQLSPQELQSSLARLKKPVHWDPSTAGSEFFARQIAYFGIFDGHGGKQVSQYLSKRLHALVEQVDSTSISPIVEWTKEKHGGYFKRWRGGALQRWTQWADGKGEEEGGREGIGKGEGIEAESGQETMLMTLEERLTLAFLEADKEILTSIEKSDRCGSTASIALLHSLDSPSQPYWAAKKLALTIAHCGDTRVLLCNRSTGLVTPLTEKHHAESRIEASRLRRMGAGLLVSDSYGESRWMGAVENTRGFGDGRWKPSGVTVEPQVETRVVDGDAHAYMILATDGITSLISDQEIIDLARRSLDPSRAAKTIVHFAEDLGASDNCTCVVVPLAGWGDVGGEDRTEDRREYRRRHAETMNTRMQRM
- a CDS encoding hypothetical protein (Similar to gi|46098170|gb|EAK83403.1| hypothetical protein UM02365.1 [Ustilago maydis 521], FASTA scores: opt: 1167, E(): 1.7e-69, (59.582% identity (86.063% similar) in 287 aa overlap (10-294:44-330)); HMMPfam hit to Mito_carr, Mitochondrial carrier protein, score: 292.6, E(): 5.9e-85), producing the protein MSAQARGKAKEKPIASLLAGATAGGVEAFITFPLESVKTQLQFGALDGGKPLTPYQALKSTIQQRGVHGLYAGCTAVVIGNAVKAGVRFTTYDQFKSLLKDDEGKLTAPRSMLAGLGAGMSEAIVAVTPSETIKQMIEDSKLAQPRYKGLVHGVQTIIKEEGYRGVYRGVGPVMLRQGANSAVRFSSYSTLKQLAQGSAVPGEDMPGWMTFGIGATAGVITVYSTMPFDVVKTRMQSIHAKQEYRNAFHCAFRIFKEEGVFKFWKGTVPRLGRLVMSGGIIFTVYEKTYPLVAAVL